A window from Candidatus Delongbacteria bacterium encodes these proteins:
- a CDS encoding SUMF1/EgtB/PvdO family nonheme iron enzyme: MSPRWSTATLALAALLTLSARADIPYPIIFVHGIAAGNLHTFEHSILGLRSVYNLPAPLVFHVCLNHDEHDDTALLTGDVQAIGFTGFNETGLMTPASSNRLFAINFDDDEFQNVGGHGDHNGSNQAAIFKQGYALSLAITQVRAVTGLDKVILVGHSMGGLAIREYLQRTNGAGGTHRWWNEADGHHVAQVVTTGTPHMGSNAGTDDPTFVAAGGERDDSYDNETEAARDLRYSYDDYPGCPDNTNHIGIYLFGGYEQCLWEDPWLNPWRYRNVDIDCDGSEEDLIVGLNEWSGDNFVMPLPTDIHYTWITNDSGMGEEFPALAECIPWFILGDGAVLLERQWPHSNRNEALPLGIADSLFAAATHSRFLSEEWCPWVSEGEDTLTIARGLDEPDEADPNFGIALGRTVQGLATRQSGGGWLDNDCFRITAPTYGALAYSLTGGDGVVGISIMDSTGQVVQGELDEPHTLERNLPPGTWYLRVVSQADADSWQHPYTISTTWTPIEMTADFSASPLSGQVPLTVQFTDASTGPFIQHEWDFDNNGTVDSYAANPTWIYTTPGDYSVKLTVTDAIYSASRLRAAYIHVGGNPGPTEQPQPVGDLAIQLLDPDTAMLSWSPVTQDVGGNAITCVYYDVYHGPTPHFILSAASKIGTTSATNFNHDFSGDLGFYRVKALSCQSWQGLDMVTIPAGQFMMGQQGVTFSTPEHVVNLTNDFLIGRTEVTNMQFLVALNWANDQGFVTVVGDYIQQYNVDLMRINQSGQDSYEIRYSVDEQQFYLHAGTYSGGGGGPGYAYPGGIYDPANHPVKFLSWYGAASYCDWLSQMNGLPAYYNGNWDQVPSLNNPYSAIGYRLPTEAEWEYAAQYNDERTYPWGQAALDCERANFMLGVFCKGWTTQVGFYPNGASALGLLDMSGNLSEWCNDWMSDYSASALTNPVGPESGSYRSFRGGSWSFSAPSLRCASRGIFGAPSGMINHRGFRLCRTLP, translated from the coding sequence ATGAGTCCTCGATGGTCCACTGCCACCCTAGCCTTGGCGGCCCTGCTCACGCTGTCCGCCCGCGCCGACATTCCCTATCCCATCATCTTCGTGCATGGTATTGCTGCTGGCAATTTGCACACCTTCGAGCACAGCATCCTGGGGCTGCGATCTGTCTACAACCTGCCTGCCCCTCTCGTGTTTCACGTCTGTCTGAATCATGACGAGCACGATGACACGGCTCTGCTTACAGGTGATGTGCAGGCGATCGGCTTCACGGGCTTCAACGAAACGGGCTTGATGACGCCAGCCAGTTCCAACCGGCTCTTCGCCATCAACTTCGACGACGACGAGTTTCAGAATGTGGGCGGCCACGGCGACCACAACGGTTCCAACCAAGCGGCCATCTTCAAGCAAGGATACGCGCTTTCCCTGGCCATCACGCAGGTCCGCGCTGTGACGGGTCTCGACAAGGTGATCTTGGTCGGCCATTCGATGGGCGGCCTGGCCATTCGCGAGTATCTGCAGCGCACGAACGGCGCCGGTGGTACGCATCGATGGTGGAATGAGGCAGACGGGCACCATGTGGCGCAAGTGGTTACGACCGGGACCCCGCACATGGGCAGCAATGCGGGTACAGATGATCCTACTTTTGTTGCCGCAGGAGGCGAGCGCGATGATTCGTACGATAACGAGACGGAGGCAGCCCGTGACTTGCGCTACAGCTACGATGATTATCCTGGTTGCCCGGACAATACGAACCACATTGGCATCTACCTCTTTGGCGGCTATGAACAGTGCCTTTGGGAAGATCCCTGGCTAAATCCTTGGCGCTATCGCAACGTGGATATTGATTGCGACGGTAGTGAAGAAGACTTGATTGTCGGGCTTAACGAGTGGTCAGGTGACAACTTCGTAATGCCACTGCCAACTGACATTCACTATACGTGGATCACCAATGACAGCGGCATGGGTGAGGAGTTCCCAGCGCTGGCCGAGTGCATTCCCTGGTTCATCCTGGGCGATGGTGCCGTGCTTCTTGAGCGGCAATGGCCCCACAGCAACAGGAACGAAGCACTGCCGCTGGGAATTGCTGATTCGCTCTTTGCCGCAGCTACGCATTCGCGCTTTTTATCTGAGGAATGGTGTCCATGGGTCAGTGAAGGCGAGGACACACTGACCATTGCCCGCGGCCTTGATGAGCCGGACGAGGCAGACCCGAACTTCGGCATCGCCTTGGGGCGCACCGTCCAAGGGCTTGCTACTCGTCAATCTGGTGGCGGCTGGTTGGACAACGACTGTTTCCGCATCACAGCGCCCACTTATGGTGCATTGGCATACAGCTTGACCGGAGGCGACGGTGTGGTGGGCATTTCGATCATGGACAGCACCGGCCAGGTCGTGCAAGGCGAGTTGGACGAACCGCACACTTTGGAGCGCAATCTTCCCCCGGGGACCTGGTACTTGCGTGTGGTGAGTCAGGCCGACGCGGACAGTTGGCAGCATCCCTACACCATCAGCACAACATGGACGCCCATCGAGATGACGGCGGACTTCAGCGCCTCGCCCCTGAGTGGCCAGGTGCCGCTGACGGTGCAGTTCACGGACGCCAGCACCGGACCTTTCATCCAGCACGAGTGGGATTTCGACAACAACGGCACCGTTGACAGTTACGCTGCCAACCCCACCTGGATCTACACGACGCCGGGCGACTACAGCGTGAAGCTGACGGTGACAGACGCCATCTACTCAGCTTCCCGGTTGCGCGCAGCCTACATCCACGTGGGTGGCAATCCCGGCCCCACTGAGCAGCCGCAGCCCGTGGGCGACCTGGCCATCCAACTGCTGGACCCGGACACAGCGATGCTGTCCTGGTCGCCCGTCACCCAGGATGTGGGCGGTAACGCCATCACATGCGTCTATTACGACGTGTACCATGGTCCCACGCCGCATTTTATTCTCTCCGCGGCCAGCAAGATCGGCACGACTTCAGCCACGAATTTCAATCACGACTTCTCGGGTGATCTGGGATTCTACCGTGTCAAGGCCCTTTCTTGCCAGAGCTGGCAAGGGCTGGACATGGTGACTATCCCCGCCGGCCAGTTCATGATGGGCCAACAAGGCGTAACATTTTCTACGCCAGAACATGTGGTAAACCTAACAAACGACTTCCTTATTGGAAGAACGGAAGTTACAAATATGCAATTCTTAGTCGCCCTGAACTGGGCAAATGATCAGGGTTTTGTCACTGTAGTTGGAGACTATATTCAGCAATATAATGTAGACCTTATGCGGATCAATCAGAGCGGCCAGGACAGTTACGAGATCCGTTATAGTGTTGACGAGCAACAATTCTATTTACACGCTGGGACCTACAGTGGCGGAGGCGGAGGTCCTGGCTATGCTTACCCCGGTGGCATCTATGACCCCGCGAACCACCCAGTAAAGTTTCTTTCTTGGTACGGCGCGGCAAGTTACTGTGACTGGCTGAGCCAGATGAATGGCCTACCAGCATACTACAACGGCAATTGGGATCAAGTCCCAAGTCTCAACAACCCTTATTCGGCGATAGGCTACCGTCTACCAACAGAAGCGGAATGGGAGTATGCAGCACAATACAATGACGAGCGCACCTACCCTTGGGGACAGGCTGCGTTGGATTGCGAGCGGGCCAACTTCATGCTAGGAGTGTTTTGCAAGGGCTGGACAACACAGGTTGGCTTCTACCCGAATGGGGCCAGCGCCCTTGGTTTGCTGGATATGTCCGGTAATCTCTCGGAGTGGTGCAACGACTGGATGAGTGACTACAGCGCAAGTGCGTTGACCAATCCAGTAGGCCCAGAAAGTGGTTCCTACCGCAGTTTTCGGGGCGGCAGCTGGAGTTTTTCCGCCCCCAGCTTGCGTTGTGCAAGCCGCGGGATTTTTGGCGCACCATCAGGTATGATCAACCATCGAGGTTTCCGTCTCTGTAGGACACTTCCTTGA
- a CDS encoding site-specific integrase — protein sequence MAQRFRFTQKALDELSTTRSREWVYDEQVQHLAVMVTAKGAKSFYVVKFVDGRKEEVRIGSYPLVSIPVARRLAAEILLQVVKGESIGSERRLQERTAQVTLQVAYDEYCQYLERHRKPRTIREYQNQWNRFLVPWAMRPLRSLRRKEVVALHQAIGDNHGKHQANRVVALLRAVINRAIREHELEIHNPAHAITFYREEGRTRRLSVEELPAFFQAVDEEPNKDIRDFVLLALFTGARKSNLLAMRWTDVSMDQGLWVIPAAESKTSKQLDVVLPTAALQILQDRLATRRGDFVFPGREGGQVSDNPDMPRSGHLSNPSVGWERILERAGLVGLRMHDLRRSLASFQIDTGTPLEVIQKTLGHESKMTTEIYARLAMEPVRASVERATEEMLRSRKKDSGPEA from the coding sequence ATGGCGCAGCGATTCCGATTCACTCAGAAGGCCCTAGACGAGCTTTCTACGACCCGTAGCCGGGAGTGGGTGTACGACGAGCAGGTTCAGCACTTGGCAGTTATGGTGACGGCCAAAGGGGCGAAGTCCTTTTACGTCGTCAAGTTCGTAGATGGGCGAAAGGAAGAAGTGAGGATTGGGAGCTATCCCCTGGTCTCCATCCCCGTGGCCAGGCGCCTTGCTGCCGAGATCCTGCTCCAGGTGGTCAAGGGTGAATCCATCGGGTCTGAGCGCAGGCTCCAAGAGCGCACGGCGCAGGTCACCTTGCAGGTGGCCTATGATGAGTACTGCCAGTACCTGGAGCGCCACAGGAAGCCCAGGACCATCCGCGAGTACCAGAACCAGTGGAACCGGTTCCTGGTCCCCTGGGCCATGCGACCACTGCGGTCTCTTCGCCGGAAGGAAGTGGTGGCCCTGCACCAGGCCATCGGCGACAACCACGGAAAGCACCAGGCCAACCGGGTGGTGGCCCTCTTGCGGGCGGTCATCAATCGCGCCATCCGAGAGCACGAGCTGGAGATCCACAACCCGGCACACGCCATCACCTTCTACCGGGAAGAGGGGCGCACGCGTCGCCTGTCAGTAGAGGAGCTGCCTGCCTTTTTCCAGGCCGTGGACGAGGAGCCCAACAAGGACATCCGGGACTTCGTGCTCCTGGCCCTCTTCACAGGGGCGCGCAAGAGCAACCTGTTGGCCATGCGCTGGACCGACGTCTCCATGGACCAGGGTCTCTGGGTGATCCCAGCCGCCGAGTCCAAGACCAGCAAGCAGCTCGACGTGGTCCTTCCCACGGCCGCTTTGCAGATCCTGCAGGACCGCTTGGCGACCCGGCGCGGCGACTTCGTCTTCCCCGGGCGTGAAGGAGGACAGGTATCAGACAACCCGGACATGCCGCGCAGCGGACACTTGTCCAATCCAAGCGTCGGCTGGGAGCGCATCCTTGAGAGGGCCGGTCTTGTCGGCCTACGCATGCACGATCTGCGTCGCAGCCTAGCGTCCTTCCAAATCGACACGGGGACCCCGCTGGAAGTGATCCAGAAGACCCTCGGGCATGAGTCCAAGATGACGACGGAGATCTACGCCCGGCTGGCAATGGAGCCGGTGCGGGCAAGCGTGGAGCGGGCGACTGAAGAGATGCTGCGCTCGCGCAAAAAGGACAGCGGCCCAGAGGCTTGA
- a CDS encoding transglycosylase SLT domain-containing protein, translating into MGAPRTPRLQAGGWLLLAMAILLFLASTCLAGWTTRFDPHFQKYSKRYFGVDFDWRWWKAQAIAESGLDSTARSWCGAQGLMQIMPGTWEGIAPKLGITSPWLVKDNIQAGIYYDARMWAIWKAPRPLEERLSFTLASYNAGAGHILKAQRLVPAGVINNEWTPVAARLHLVTGKHADETRDYVTRIRRLFQTLSRHPP; encoded by the coding sequence ATGGGTGCGCCACGCACGCCCCGTCTGCAGGCGGGCGGCTGGCTTCTGCTGGCCATGGCGATTCTGCTATTCCTGGCCAGCACCTGCCTGGCTGGCTGGACCACGCGGTTCGACCCCCACTTCCAGAAGTATTCGAAACGCTACTTCGGGGTGGACTTCGATTGGCGCTGGTGGAAGGCACAAGCCATCGCCGAGAGCGGCTTGGACTCAACGGCGCGTAGCTGGTGCGGCGCCCAGGGTCTGATGCAGATCATGCCCGGCACCTGGGAGGGCATTGCGCCCAAACTGGGCATCACCTCGCCCTGGCTGGTGAAGGACAACATCCAGGCCGGGATCTACTACGACGCCCGCATGTGGGCCATCTGGAAGGCCCCCAGGCCGCTGGAGGAGAGGCTGTCCTTCACCCTGGCCAGCTACAACGCCGGCGCTGGGCACATCCTGAAAGCCCAGCGATTGGTGCCGGCCGGCGTGATCAACAATGAATGGACCCCGGTGGCAGCGAGGCTGCACCTCGTGACCGGCAAGCATGCCGACGAGACCCGCGACTACGTAACGCGCATCCGGCGGCTGTTCCAAACCCTCTCCAGGCACCCACCGTAA
- a CDS encoding DUF350 domain-containing protein: MFEQLVRAAVVNLGYTTLMIFLAVGLWKAADRWLFPGIEFIPEIRRGNVAAAILAGVLLLFCAQLVSSGLN; this comes from the coding sequence ATGTTCGAGCAATTGGTGCGTGCAGCGGTGGTGAATCTGGGCTACACGACCCTGATGATCTTCCTGGCCGTGGGCCTGTGGAAGGCCGCCGACCGCTGGCTTTTCCCCGGCATCGAGTTCATCCCGGAGATCCGACGCGGCAACGTGGCCGCGGCCATCCTGGCGGGCGTGCTGCTGCTCTTCTGTGCCCAGCTCGTGTCATCGGGCCTGAACTGA